A single window of Magnetococcus marinus MC-1 DNA harbors:
- a CDS encoding ATP-binding protein, translating into MSILHKLWGHSIRHQLMLGIALVHAVLMTLFIFDLVDRQRDFLHKQAVAQATSLSRTLAANSISWVLARDFVGLEELLSSMLDYPELRYAMVVDVNGKVLSHSDKSKAGKFLADPLSLKLIDAPNTLQVLLQSKQVIDVAMPILTNQQLVGWARVSLSQNKSGQELLHVTYKGFLYTLFAIVVGIVFAYFMARGLTKDLYHLLHVANTTRLGQLNHRVQIKRHDEIGLLSNGFNQMLGVLEQEEQQLRLIQQSLTQSNQALRQSEEKFRRLVESLSSEYFLYSHNTEGVFEYVSPSIRTVLGYDPQEFMTHYATYFTENPINMQAVNHTEASIRGEQQASYVIEIFNKQGQAVRLDVLEYPIFDKDGRVIAVEGLAHDVTERHRAEFELLTAKEQAEAANRTKSEFLAMMSHEIRTPMNSILGMAELLSESPLTPEQQGYLKIQRRAGHGLLELINDILDLSKLEAGRIELYIQPFNLPELLQSVVDLLENLARERGLALRLERMEEIPTLCQGDRARLRQIMVNLVGNAIKFTHDGSVKISVEKSSDDATNLLFHVIDSGIGIAEKDQSSVFQRFTQIDSSNSRFYGGSGLGLAITHHLVELMGGKIWLKSALGEGSCFTFTLPLPPVQIDEPALAATHDEEAPMVATESCCATKPLRILLAEDSPDNELLIRIFLRDSPHSLCCVKNGLEAYQQVQKENFDLILMDIQMPVMGGDEAIIKIRAWEQSQQCDPTIIIALTAHAMSEHQKHYLTLGFDAFLSKPINKKTLLNALAQYGQS; encoded by the coding sequence ATGTCGATTTTACACAAACTTTGGGGGCACTCGATTCGGCATCAGCTCATGCTGGGCATCGCCTTGGTACACGCGGTGTTGATGACGCTGTTTATTTTTGATTTGGTGGATCGGCAGCGTGATTTTCTGCATAAACAAGCCGTGGCGCAAGCCACCAGTTTAAGTCGTACGCTGGCGGCCAATAGCATCTCTTGGGTGTTAGCCCGCGACTTCGTTGGTTTGGAAGAGCTGTTATCCTCCATGCTCGATTACCCCGAGCTACGTTACGCCATGGTGGTCGATGTTAACGGCAAAGTACTAAGTCACAGTGACAAAAGTAAAGCCGGTAAATTTTTAGCCGATCCACTCAGTCTAAAATTAATCGACGCGCCCAACACGTTGCAGGTATTGCTCCAGAGCAAGCAGGTGATTGATGTTGCCATGCCTATCCTAACCAATCAACAGTTGGTTGGCTGGGCACGGGTAAGCCTAAGCCAAAATAAAAGCGGACAAGAGCTCTTACATGTGACCTATAAAGGGTTTCTCTATACCCTCTTTGCCATTGTCGTTGGTATCGTCTTTGCCTATTTTATGGCGCGTGGCTTAACCAAAGATCTCTATCATTTATTGCATGTTGCCAACACCACAAGACTCGGTCAGCTTAACCATCGTGTGCAGATCAAACGGCATGATGAAATTGGTTTATTGTCCAATGGTTTTAACCAAATGTTGGGTGTGTTAGAGCAAGAGGAGCAGCAACTGCGCCTTATTCAGCAATCTCTAACCCAGAGCAACCAGGCACTCCGCCAGAGTGAAGAAAAATTTCGCCGCCTAGTCGAATCCTTATCCAGTGAATATTTCCTCTACAGCCACAATACAGAAGGGGTTTTTGAATATGTATCGCCCTCAATACGTACCGTATTAGGATACGATCCCCAAGAGTTTATGACGCACTATGCGACCTATTTCACCGAAAACCCCATCAACATGCAGGCTGTTAATCATACAGAAGCCAGCATACGGGGTGAGCAACAAGCCAGTTATGTGATAGAAATATTTAATAAACAGGGGCAAGCGGTCCGACTGGATGTATTGGAATATCCCATTTTTGATAAAGATGGCCGTGTGATCGCTGTAGAGGGGCTTGCACATGATGTGACGGAGCGTCATCGAGCCGAGTTTGAGTTGCTTACTGCGAAGGAACAGGCCGAGGCCGCAAACCGTACCAAAAGTGAATTTTTGGCCATGATGAGCCATGAGATACGGACCCCCATGAACTCCATTCTTGGCATGGCAGAGCTGCTCAGTGAAAGCCCTTTAACCCCCGAACAACAAGGCTACTTAAAAATCCAACGGCGTGCAGGACATGGATTGCTGGAGCTGATCAACGATATTTTGGACCTTTCCAAACTCGAAGCAGGTCGGATTGAGCTATATATTCAGCCTTTTAATCTACCTGAGTTATTGCAATCCGTCGTTGATCTGCTGGAAAATCTCGCCCGTGAGCGAGGGCTTGCTTTACGCTTGGAAAGGATGGAGGAGATCCCCACTTTATGCCAGGGCGACCGGGCTAGACTGCGACAGATTATGGTTAATCTGGTGGGAAATGCCATCAAATTTACCCATGATGGATCCGTAAAAATAAGCGTAGAAAAAAGCAGTGATGATGCAACAAATCTGCTGTTTCATGTGATTGATAGTGGTATTGGGATTGCTGAAAAAGATCAATCCTCTGTATTTCAACGCTTTACCCAGATTGACTCCTCCAACAGCCGCTTCTATGGCGGTTCGGGGCTGGGCTTGGCCATTACCCACCACTTGGTAGAATTGATGGGGGGGAAAATCTGGCTAAAAAGTGCTTTGGGAGAGGGGAGCTGCTTTACTTTTACTCTGCCATTGCCCCCCGTACAGATCGATGAACCGGCTTTAGCCGCAACCCACGACGAAGAAGCCCCCATGGTGGCCACGGAATCATGCTGTGCCACGAAACCATTGCGTATCTTGCTGGCTGAAGACTCCCCAGATAATGAACTGTTAATCCGCATTTTTCTCAGAGATAGCCCGCACAGTTTGTGCTGTGTAAAAAATGGTCTTGAGGCATACCAGCAGGTTCAAAAAGAGAACTTTGATTTGATTTTGATGGATATACAGATGCCCGTCATGGGGGGGGATGAAGCGATTATTAAAATTCGCGCATGGGAGCAATCTCAGCAATGTGACCCCACCATCATCATTGCCTTGACCGCCCATGCGATGAGTGAACATCAAAAACATTACCTCACCTTGGGTTTTGATGCCTTTCTGAGCAAACCGATTAATAAAAAAACATTGTTAAATGCCCTCGCCCAATATGGACAATCGTAA